From the genome of Daphnia pulex isolate KAP4 chromosome 12, ASM2113471v1:
TGCAGATGGGGTTAACTTTTTCAGATTATTTTCTCTTACCTTTCAATTCCTTGTAGCATAGAAGCGATTTctgttttcatcttttcgGCCATTATAATGAACTGTTATTGAAATTGTTAACAATCAGTAACTAGACTTTGACGGATGACGGAAATGTGGCTTTAGCAGACGCTTTCGGCCTAAGAGGCTCTGTTGCCATTTAAAGCATTATCAGCTAAGTGAAGGAGTGGAAACTTTCCATTTTCACTCTGCGATAAAAGTCgagaatgaaacaaatagaacgatttttttttgagcTATAATTTAGGGCGAAAACCCTCATAAACCCCTCAGTCGGAAAATAACTCCGCTCCTTGGTAGGTGGAGCGGGTGGAGCTGTGGAGCTTCTTTCAACCAATGAAAGTGATTCGAATTTCCGCcaattttaaaagttgaaGATGTAGCTGACatttaaatctttgaaaaaTCTTTGACAGAAGATATTTTCACGGTACACTTAGCACTTAGCAGATTAGGCGATggtcaaaattcaaatgattaaaaaagacgacaaaaaataaaaactaataaCTGTTACTTGCTGCCATCAGTAACTAATTTTAATAATGGTTGCTCAAACATGCTCTATGAACCCTATTTCCCCGAGGAATTCCGAGCAAACATCAAAATGCCACCTTTATAAGATACCGAGAGAGAACATATGAGATTTCCTCGTGTTGTTACtcaagaataattaaaaaaaaacagtaccGGTAAATTACCGATATTAGGCTAATTACCGGCGGTAATTGAGTGGTTTTatcataaaaaatgtattacattgtacctttttatttttttaactaataaTTAGTAAGGGTGACGTATTTCTAATTCAAGTTCCCAATTGTTCTTGGTCAAAGTTTCTTCCCATTCGATGGAATCTTCAAACGTTATCTTATCGCAACGTTCCAAAATCAGTTTCTTTAGAGGGATATTCTGTTGTAAAAAAAGGTTCACACCGTATTTAGTTACTTCGTTACAGTGAGTTAACCACAATCTCTCAAGATGACGAAAGGAATTGACATGCGTTGCTTTTCGTATGATTTTGTCAGTTAGGTTATTCAAAAGTTTTATGGAAATGAATGATAGTAACGGAGAAGACAATAAGATTAACACAATTTCTGCGGGGACAAAGGAATGAAGCGAATCATCAGAACATAACATCAATTCTTCCAGATGTTTTAAGATAggaatttcccttttatttcccgatttttgttcttcttctttaggcCAACGATCAAATTTGCTGCGCATATGAAGGCAAAGGTATTGAAGCTTGTGGCAAAATTGCATTATGGTTAAAATGTCTAAGTCAAGGAAGAAAACGTCAAGTTCTAATTTTGTCAAGGAATTCCCAAATTTTTTGAGAAGGGGAAGAACTCCTCCTTCAAAAGTGATACCTCCAGAATATCTAAAAGTAACTTCATTAAAGTTTAAAGGCTTTCTTTGATCGATTTCAAGGATGTAGAGGCTTTTAAGGGAAAGTAAACTAACGAGATCCGCGTCTTTTACGATTCCATCACACATCAATGTCATGTCCACTTTTGTAATGTAAGGACAGAGGAGCACCGATTTTTCAAGACTACCAGCTTTGTATactgtatttttcaaaatatatagGGCAAGCAACGCGTATTTAGGAATAGGTAGCCCTTGATCTGCAGCATTTTGAGCTATTTCAGCCAAACCGTCAATGGTTGCCTCATTCCAAAGTATTTTCAAGAAAGGCAGATTATTAAAAGCAGTTTTAATGCCTTGATTGGTTATTGCTTTGCAACCGTAGAAATTAAGTAAGCGAATGGATCTGCAATTTCCAATCACGCACAGTCCTCTAATTCCAGCGTCTGTGATGGGATGGTATCTTGCGCTTAGTATCCtgaatattatttaattttagaataaatcaatttcataAATTATCCACGATGCtgtaataagttttttttttaccttaattCTGTACAATGTTGCCCAAGAAGATGCAAAAATGCATCCTGTGCTGAAGGAAACCGAGATAATTTGGACAAGCTGACATCAGTAGATACATCCAAAACTTGTAGTTTTGAAAACTTGCATATCAGATTAATATGAAATGGAAATGCAGAATCATAATTAAACATCAACCGCATCCGCAATATTTTCAGCTGCTATATAAGTCAGAAAAGTAGGTGTCTTTAAGAacaatcttattttttcgtaaaGAGAACGCATGTTTAAATCTTAATGTAATTTAGATACAAACTCTACTTACTTTGCTTCTTACTGAAGCCAGTCGAAGAATGTAATGtgtatcttttttcctttgatcaaGTTTTCCACCAGCCATAAATGGTATTTCTAATTCAGTAAGGTGTGGTGTTATTAAAAGGGGAAGGTATTCAATAGCTCTTGGCCGGTATTGGTCTCCGACGAGAAATACGAAAATACTTTTACAAGTAAAGTTGAGAAAACCGTCCACAACATTTGAAgctggtgaaaaaaaaaagaataaagacaaaaataatagtATCATGGCCTTTCATGGGTTGGCTTTGAGATTGAGcagtaaaatgtaaaacctATAAATATTAGTCCGTCGTTATACTTACGTAACTGATCAAATGGattatttgtgttgttttctAAATCCAGTTCGTTATCCATAAGGGCAACAATATCCGATTCACTTAGAAACAATTTCATATTGTGCAAAATTACATATTCACACAATCTTGATAGCGATTTGACACTTTTCAGTTGCATTTAGCCTGCCGAATAGCTTCTAGTTCCCGCCGTGTCGTTTAGAAGAGTATTCATTTAACCGCATTTAACACTTTGGAAGATTGATCGTATTAACCTTGATGCATGGTTGATAAAAATCCAAGGCTCTGATTGGACctatcaaaaataaatatctgtTCTCGGATTTGTTTTGCCCAAAACAACATCTAGCACATCACATGATAATATGCTGACGTTTTTTATGAAGGAATACAAGGTCAGTTAAATAGAAAGAGTAAATCGATTACGCTGACGATATGTACGCCTGAGTATGCCACCATAGCcttgaagaaaaagtagaaCCAAGGTCCTAATAAGCCTTATATCTTAGAACTATACGGTATATTTGATCATGTTTACTGTCCTTTAAAAAGTACTAGGAAAGCAAATATCGTTGAGGTTGGGCAATATCGATCCATTTTCAACCTATATAATCGGCATTCGAGCAAAAAAGTTTCACTTCTATAAGGACCCACTGCATTTGTTGGGCTCTTGAACAAAGGATTTGCCGTTATATTTTGCCGATATTTTGCAAAAAGTAACGGTTTAAAAACGTGTATTTGCAAACTTCCGGTAATGTTGATGATTTTCGttcacttttttcttacaaTGAAGCACTGATTATTATAAAGTCTAAGttaacatattaaaaaaatatgatgaaCCATTGGGCGATTATAAATAGCAAGGAACGGGCGAAACACACGAGCGACTAGATTACTAAACGCTAGAAATGTATATATTTGTTTACGATTATTTTCCCACAccaaatttgtttccttcaCTAGCATGTGCATCAATCCGAATCCGATGCGATTGCGTCAAAGTAATCGTTCAACTTCCGTGGAATCGGTTTGTTGGGTGTGACATTGGACATATTATTAGAAGGCGGATCATTTTTTCAGAACACTGTCATTGGGAACCacctctccatacccctgaaTATACTCCCTGTTTTCATGCGCTCTTTTCCCcaccaaatgaaaatgatgtaaGAATGACTGACTTCACATCTGCTAAATAGCTTTATAGATTATAGATGAACGCGATGAACCACCTTATTTTAGATTTGTAATTTCGTTTGGGCGAATCAATTTGAGTGataaaattatcaaatttttgAGATCATTATGTTCACAGTTTTATTAGaatttagaataaaataaacaaaaaattaaacctACTTCGTATTCGAAATATAAGCTAATATAAGATGATATCAGATATTTTctcaattattcaatttaaacTTTGTTATACTATCGGTGGCTATATTACCAAATAtacgggagagaaaaatatgcAGCATTTCTTGTCTGCTGCATAATAATGGCAACTCGATTATCTTTTATACACAGTCCACAGAAACATTTGTCATTTAAGCATAATAAAGTTGGCACACTAATTCAGAAAACACACACGTATATCGTTTAAGAAGTAAAAGCGGTTAACCCTTTTGAAGACTATCAGTATGTACAATTAATGTCAATGTTAAATGTTAATCCTAAccacattttctatttatggAATAACATGTTTTGTATAGTATCACCGACTATGAAGTCAGTACGAAGTCTAGGATAATATATCGGTTGAGTATAATCGGAATTCATACATTATTTCTGAAAGAGATCTAAAACTCGGTCACATCTTTCAGTCAGTAGATCTGTGCGATTTCTTTATTTGCATAAAATCTAAAGTCACCATGGATCAAGAATCAATCCTCCATAATAGGCGGTAATAGTTTTGACTTTATTGTTCAAGATGTTTTGTTCGATTTCAGCTTCACCATCAGTGGCGATTCCAATCAACTGTAATAATATTGCAAGATATTCAAACATGAAATGAgattattacattttaattgaaatttttttcttactaaCTTGATCTACATTAGTGTTCCTTGGAAGAAAGTAAGCCAGGTTTGACGTAATCTTTTGTGCTGCTTCAAATATGTCGATTCCGTTAGGTTGCATATCTTCCAGACAAAATTGGGGCGCTGAGAGATATTTTGGTCCACCCCACTAAATATTAAAGATATAAAAACTATGTAAGCAAATCTGAAGTTTATTAATAATACAGTCATTAATTGTCAACGGTATAatagaaatatagaaaaataaaatgacacgTTGATTGATTACCGGAGGCGAAAGAAAGACTACATCTGCCTTCAGACTAGGagccaattgaaaaaaatctccGACGATGAATTCAATTCGATCGGCTACACCGTATACCGATGCATTATGCCTAGCTAGCTCTATTTTTGAAGGATCGATATCTATCGCAATAACTAActcaaaaaaacgaaaacaaaatatgaataaaaagaataagtaTCAGATCTCACTAActatcaaattgaaataaaaatacctcTTTCACACTTGA
Proteins encoded in this window:
- the LOC124209413 gene encoding uncharacterized protein LOC124209413, which gives rise to MQLKSVKSLSRLCEYVILHNMKLFLSESDIVALMDNELDLENNTNNPFDQLPSNVVDGFLNFTCKSIFVFLVGDQYRPRAIEYLPLLITPHLTELEIPFMAGGKLDQRKKDTHYILRLASVRSKQLKILRMRLMFNYDSAFPFHINLICKFSKLQVLDVSTDVSLSKLSRFPSAQDAFLHLLGQHCTELRILSARYHPITDAGIRGLCVIGNCRSIRLLNFYGCKAITNQGIKTAFNNLPFLKILWNEATIDGLAEIAQNAADQGLPIPKYALLALYILKNTVYKAGSLEKSVLLCPYITKVDMTLMCDGIVKDADLVSLLSLKSLYILEIDQRKPLNFNEVTFRYSGGITFEGGVLPLLKKFGNSLTKLELDVFFLDLDILTIMQFCHKLQYLCLHMRSKFDRWPKEEEQKSGNKREIPILKHLEELMLCSDDSLHSFVPAEIVLILLSSPLLSFISIKLLNNLTDKIIRKATHVNSFRHLERLWLTHCNEVTKYGVNLFLQQNIPLKKLILERCDKITFEDSIEWEETLTKNNWELELEIRHPY